A window of the Pseudomonas gozinkensis genome harbors these coding sequences:
- a CDS encoding GGDEF domain-containing protein: MLVPGKPANEAVRIQALQDLKLLDSAPEERFDRLTRLAKRLFNVPIALVTLVDKDRQWFKSCVGLDATETPRDVSFCGHAILKDELLLVPDAREDERFHDNPLVIGAPNIRFYAGYPLTVPNGNKMGTLCLIDTQPRELDDEERDLLRDLAGMAEQELMAVQMASMDELTLLSNRRGFKMLAQHALDACARLEKPATLLFFDLNDFKQINDLYGHAEGDSALKTFADVLRIAFRESDVVGRLGGDEFVALLTGSSHVETTAIMARLKEILEERNATLHRGYAIRFSVGQIEYDPRRHDTVDKLLADADGAMYAHKQALKRC; encoded by the coding sequence ATGCTGGTACCCGGCAAACCCGCCAATGAAGCTGTCCGTATTCAAGCGCTGCAGGACCTGAAGCTGCTCGACTCCGCACCGGAAGAACGCTTCGACCGGCTGACGCGACTGGCCAAGCGTCTGTTCAACGTGCCGATCGCGCTGGTCACGCTGGTGGACAAGGATCGGCAGTGGTTCAAGTCCTGCGTGGGCCTGGACGCCACCGAAACTCCGCGGGACGTTTCGTTCTGCGGCCACGCGATCCTCAAGGACGAACTGCTGTTGGTGCCCGATGCTCGCGAGGACGAGCGCTTTCACGACAATCCGCTGGTGATCGGCGCTCCGAACATCCGCTTCTACGCCGGTTATCCGCTGACCGTGCCCAACGGCAACAAGATGGGCACGCTGTGCCTGATCGACACCCAACCCCGCGAACTCGACGACGAAGAGCGCGACCTGCTGCGTGATCTGGCGGGCATGGCCGAGCAGGAACTGATGGCCGTGCAGATGGCGAGCATGGATGAGCTGACACTGCTGTCCAACCGTCGCGGCTTCAAGATGCTCGCCCAGCACGCGCTGGATGCCTGCGCGCGCCTGGAAAAACCGGCGACGCTGCTGTTTTTCGACCTCAATGACTTCAAGCAGATCAACGATCTTTATGGGCACGCCGAGGGCGACAGCGCGCTCAAGACCTTCGCCGATGTGCTGCGCATTGCCTTTCGCGAGAGCGATGTGGTCGGGCGTCTGGGCGGCGATGAATTCGTGGCGTTGCTGACCGGCTCAAGCCATGTCGAAACCACGGCGATCATGGCGCGACTCAAGGAAATCCTCGAAGAACGCAATGCCACGTTGCACCGCGGTTATGCGATTCGCTTCAGTGTCGGCCAGATCGAGTACGACCCACGGCGGCATGACACCGTGGACAAACTGCTGGCGGATGCGGACGGGGCGATGTATGCGCACAAGCAGGCTTTAAAGCGTTGCTAG
- a CDS encoding GFA family protein, whose translation MDRLTGGCLCGEVRIEASGRPYRVGVCHCLDCRKHHGALFAASAIFPEGAVTITGETHDYAGRHFCPRCGSSVFGRSGDEVEVNLGALDAPDQFQPTYELWTVRRESWLPAFALARHYVRDREGAGRTEK comes from the coding sequence GTGGACCGATTGACCGGCGGTTGTTTGTGCGGCGAAGTGCGGATCGAGGCCTCAGGACGACCCTACAGAGTGGGCGTTTGCCATTGTCTGGATTGCCGCAAACACCATGGCGCGCTGTTTGCTGCGTCGGCGATCTTTCCCGAGGGTGCGGTGACGATTACCGGCGAGACCCATGACTATGCGGGTCGGCATTTTTGTCCGCGCTGTGGCTCGTCGGTGTTCGGTCGCAGTGGCGATGAAGTCGAGGTGAATCTCGGCGCGCTGGATGCACCGGATCAATTCCAGCCCACCTATGAGTTGTGGACGGTGCGTCGCGAATCCTGGCTGCCGGCCTTTGCATTGGCCAGACATTACGTGCGCGATCGCGAGGGCGCAGGGCGAACCGAAAAATAG
- a CDS encoding alpha/beta fold hydrolase yields the protein MGYVTTKDGVEIFYKDWGPKDAPVIHFHHGWPLSADDWDAQMLFFLAQGFRVVAHDRRGHGRSSQVWDGHDMDHYADDVAAVVNHLGTQKAVHVGHSTGGGEVIHYIARHGEDRVSKAAIISAVPPLMVKTESNPGGLPKSVFDDLQAQLAANRAQFYRDVPSGPFYGYNRPGAKPSEGIIANWWRQGMIGSAKAHYDGIVAFSQTDFTADLKSISIPVLVMHGDDDQIVPYENAGVLSAKLLKNSTLKIYPGFPHGMPTTEAPTINADLLAFIRG from the coding sequence ATGGGATATGTCACAACGAAAGACGGCGTCGAGATCTTCTACAAGGACTGGGGCCCGAAAGACGCACCGGTGATCCACTTCCACCACGGCTGGCCGCTCAGCGCAGACGACTGGGATGCGCAGATGCTGTTCTTCCTCGCCCAGGGCTTCCGGGTCGTGGCCCATGATCGACGGGGGCACGGACGTTCGAGCCAGGTCTGGGACGGCCACGACATGGATCACTACGCCGACGATGTGGCAGCAGTGGTCAATCATCTGGGGACGCAGAAAGCCGTGCATGTCGGCCATTCGACGGGAGGCGGTGAAGTGATTCATTACATCGCCCGGCATGGCGAGGATCGAGTTTCAAAAGCCGCGATCATCAGCGCCGTGCCACCGCTGATGGTGAAAACCGAGAGCAACCCCGGTGGTTTGCCCAAATCGGTGTTCGACGATCTTCAGGCACAACTGGCGGCCAATCGTGCGCAGTTCTATCGCGACGTGCCCAGTGGGCCGTTCTATGGCTACAACCGCCCTGGCGCCAAGCCATCGGAAGGGATCATTGCGAACTGGTGGCGCCAAGGCATGATCGGCAGCGCCAAGGCGCACTACGACGGCATCGTTGCTTTCTCGCAGACCGACTTCACCGCCGACCTGAAAAGCATCTCGATCCCGGTACTGGTGATGCACGGCGACGACGACCAGATCGTGCCGTATGAAAACGCCGGTGTACTGTCGGCAAAACTGCTGAAAAACAGCACGCTGAAAATTTATCCGGGCTTCCCCCACGGGATGCCGACCACCGAGGCACCGACGATCAACGCGGATCTGCTGGCGTTCATTCGCGGCTGA
- a CDS encoding LysR family transcriptional regulator — protein sequence MLRELKTFLAVARHGTFAAAGLHIGLTQSAVSAQIRNLEQALGVRLFDRTGRQAILNPAGQRAVPMAQEMLATFSRMAISEDVSEFRGELRIGAVATAQTGLLPQALLRLRQQAPGVEPKLVPGVSLNLLSQVDAGEVDLAIMIKPPFELPKELSAQVIRREPFVLIVPITVEGDDPLPLLAEHPHVRYDRNSFGGRLVTQFLREQRIDVHVALELDELEAIVKMVECGLGVSLLPRAGLWLEHPLKVRVIELGELTFYREMVVLQRYSQRSQPIQQLFARCLESQA from the coding sequence ATGCTGCGTGAACTGAAAACCTTTCTGGCAGTGGCGCGGCATGGCACGTTTGCCGCCGCAGGCCTGCATATCGGCCTGACGCAATCGGCGGTCAGCGCGCAGATTCGTAATCTGGAGCAGGCCTTGGGCGTGCGTCTGTTCGATCGCACCGGGCGGCAGGCGATCCTTAATCCGGCAGGGCAGCGGGCGGTGCCGATGGCGCAGGAAATGCTCGCCACCTTCAGCCGCATGGCGATCAGCGAAGATGTCAGCGAGTTTCGCGGCGAGCTGAGAATCGGCGCCGTGGCGACTGCGCAAACCGGGCTGTTGCCTCAGGCGTTACTGCGCTTGCGGCAACAGGCGCCAGGTGTGGAGCCGAAACTGGTGCCCGGCGTGTCGCTGAATCTGTTGAGCCAGGTGGACGCCGGGGAAGTCGATCTGGCGATCATGATCAAGCCACCGTTCGAATTGCCCAAGGAGCTGTCGGCGCAGGTGATTCGCCGCGAGCCTTTTGTGCTGATCGTGCCAATAACGGTCGAGGGCGATGATCCGCTGCCACTGCTGGCCGAGCATCCTCACGTGCGTTATGACCGCAACTCGTTTGGTGGACGGCTGGTGACGCAGTTTCTGCGTGAGCAGCGGATTGATGTCCACGTAGCGCTGGAGCTGGATGAGCTGGAAGCGATCGTGAAGATGGTCGAGTGCGGGCTCGGGGTTTCGTTGCTGCCCAGAGCCGGGCTGTGGCTGGAGCATCCGCTGAAGGTGAGGGTGATCGAACTGGGAGAACTGACGTTCTATCGGGAAATGG
- a CDS encoding (2Fe-2S)-binding protein, translating to MLTLNINGKDQELDVPADMPLLWVLRDVAHLTGTKFGCGLAQCGACTVHVDGAPLRSCITPATAVAHGQKILTIEGLSSDGSHPVQQAWAELDVVQCGYCQSGQIMSAAALLAKIPKPTDSDIDQALSGNICRCGTYPRIRAAVKRAADIG from the coding sequence ATGCTGACCTTGAACATCAATGGCAAGGATCAGGAGCTCGATGTCCCCGCGGACATGCCGTTGCTCTGGGTCCTGCGCGATGTCGCGCACCTGACCGGTACCAAATTCGGTTGCGGCCTGGCCCAGTGCGGTGCCTGCACCGTGCACGTCGATGGCGCGCCGCTGCGCTCGTGTATCACCCCGGCCACGGCCGTCGCCCATGGCCAGAAAATTCTCACCATCGAAGGCCTGTCGAGCGACGGCTCGCACCCGGTGCAACAGGCCTGGGCCGAGCTGGACGTGGTGCAATGCGGCTACTGCCAGTCCGGGCAGATCATGTCCGCCGCCGCGTTGCTGGCGAAAATCCCCAAGCCCACCGACAGCGATATCGATCAGGCGCTCTCCGGCAACATCTGCCGCTGCGGCACGTACCCAAGAATCCGCGCGGCGGTCAAACGCGCCGCCGACATCGGCTGA
- a CDS encoding xanthine dehydrogenase family protein molybdopterin-binding subunit: protein MNSPVSRRGFLKGSAVLGGGLVVAFVVPGGNRFAMAAENEGKVFAPNAFLRIAADNSVTVLLGHSEMGQGIWTGLTMLIAEELDADWSKIRVEHSPASAADYGMPAFGGMQITGGSTSTWMEFDRYRLAGATARQMLVEAAAKRFNVAPSTIRTESGVVIAGDNRATYGELADAAGQLPVPDPKSITFKEAKDWKVIGKPTKRLDTPEKITGRAKFGMDVQFDGLMTAMVVRAPTFGATVKSFEGAEALAIPGVHKVVQVPTGVAVVAEHYWAAKLGRDALKVDWDLGPNADLSSEKLLASFRKLAATPGTSAAQAGDAKGNFGKAAKKIDVEYSVPYLAHAPMEPLNCTVKISSDKCEIWTGTQFQTLDQMVAGKITGLKPEQVEIHTEFLGGGFGRRANPTSDFVAEAVQVAKAAAMPVKTVWSREDDIRGGYYRSMFLHQAKIGLGADGMPLAWQHVLVGQSIMAGTMLEKTMVKNGVDQTSVEGVSDSPYIKGLAHHQVDLHSPTTGINVLWLRSVGHSHTAFVMESLIDEMATAAGKDPVEYRRTLLKDHARHLGVLNLAVEKANWKAPLPDGHALGVAVHESFGSYVAQVAEVSQDNLAIRVHRVVCAVDCGIAVNPQSIAAQMESCITFGLGMALHSKLTLKDGHVVQSNYHDYQVLRLNEMPVVEVHIVPSTDKPGGIGEAGVPPTAPAVANAVFALTGQRLRELPLQLSGV from the coding sequence ATGAACAGTCCTGTATCCCGTCGCGGATTTCTCAAGGGCAGTGCCGTACTTGGTGGCGGCCTTGTCGTGGCGTTCGTGGTGCCTGGCGGCAACCGGTTCGCCATGGCCGCCGAGAATGAAGGCAAAGTGTTTGCGCCGAACGCGTTCCTGCGGATTGCAGCGGACAACAGCGTGACCGTGCTGCTCGGCCATTCGGAAATGGGCCAGGGCATCTGGACCGGCTTGACCATGCTGATCGCCGAAGAACTGGACGCCGACTGGTCGAAGATCCGCGTCGAGCATTCCCCGGCTTCGGCCGCCGATTACGGCATGCCGGCGTTTGGCGGGATGCAGATCACTGGCGGTTCGACCTCGACCTGGATGGAATTCGACCGCTACCGACTTGCGGGTGCTACGGCGCGGCAGATGCTGGTTGAGGCGGCGGCCAAGCGCTTCAATGTGGCACCGTCGACGATCCGCACTGAATCCGGCGTGGTGATTGCCGGCGACAATCGCGCCACTTACGGCGAACTGGCAGACGCCGCCGGGCAACTGCCGGTGCCGGATCCGAAGTCGATCACCTTTAAAGAAGCCAAGGACTGGAAGGTCATCGGCAAACCCACCAAACGCCTCGACACCCCGGAGAAAATCACCGGCCGTGCGAAGTTCGGCATGGACGTGCAGTTCGACGGACTGATGACGGCGATGGTCGTGCGAGCGCCTACGTTCGGCGCCACAGTGAAATCCTTCGAAGGCGCAGAAGCCCTGGCGATTCCCGGCGTGCACAAAGTGGTGCAAGTGCCGACCGGTGTAGCGGTGGTCGCCGAGCATTACTGGGCGGCGAAACTCGGTCGTGATGCGCTCAAGGTCGATTGGGACCTGGGGCCGAACGCTGATCTGAGCAGTGAAAAACTGCTGGCGAGTTTCCGCAAACTGGCGGCCACGCCAGGTACCTCGGCGGCGCAGGCTGGCGATGCCAAGGGCAATTTCGGCAAGGCAGCGAAGAAAATCGACGTCGAATACAGCGTGCCGTACCTGGCCCATGCGCCGATGGAGCCGCTGAACTGCACGGTGAAGATCAGCTCAGATAAATGCGAGATCTGGACCGGCACCCAGTTCCAGACGCTGGACCAGATGGTTGCCGGCAAGATCACCGGGCTCAAACCGGAGCAGGTCGAGATTCACACCGAATTCCTTGGCGGCGGTTTCGGCCGGCGGGCCAATCCGACCTCGGACTTTGTCGCCGAAGCGGTGCAAGTGGCCAAGGCTGCGGCGATGCCGGTGAAAACCGTGTGGTCGCGCGAAGACGATATTCGCGGTGGTTACTACCGCTCGATGTTCCTGCATCAGGCAAAGATCGGCCTCGGCGCCGACGGCATGCCGCTGGCCTGGCAGCATGTGCTGGTCGGGCAGTCGATCATGGCCGGCACCATGCTCGAGAAAACCATGGTCAAGAACGGCGTCGACCAGACGTCGGTCGAAGGCGTTTCGGACAGTCCGTACATCAAGGGCCTGGCCCATCATCAGGTCGACCTGCATTCGCCGACCACCGGGATCAACGTGCTCTGGCTGCGCTCGGTGGGCCATAGCCACACCGCGTTTGTCATGGAGTCGCTGATCGATGAAATGGCCACGGCGGCGGGCAAGGACCCGGTGGAGTACCGACGAACGCTGCTCAAGGATCATGCCCGGCATCTCGGCGTGTTGAACCTGGCGGTAGAGAAGGCCAACTGGAAAGCCCCGCTGCCGGACGGTCATGCGCTGGGCGTGGCGGTGCACGAATCGTTCGGCAGTTACGTGGCGCAGGTGGCCGAGGTGTCCCAGGACAATCTGGCGATCCGCGTGCATCGCGTGGTCTGCGCGGTGGACTGCGGGATTGCGGTGAACCCGCAGAGCATCGCGGCGCAGATGGAGTCGTGCATCACTTTCGGCCTGGGCATGGCGCTGCACAGCAAACTGACGCTTAAGGACGGTCATGTCGTGCAGTCCAACTATCACGACTATCAGGTGTTGCGCCTGAACGAAATGCCGGTGGTCGAGGTGCACATCGTGCCGAGCACCGACAAACCCGGCGGCATCGGCGAGGCCGGTGTGCCGCCCACGGCGCCGGCGGTGGCCAACGCGGTGTTCGCCCTGACCGGGCAGCGCCTGCGGGAACTGCCGCTGCAACTGTCGGGGGTGTGA
- a CDS encoding GGDEF domain-containing protein: protein MALDPLTMLTISTALAAAAALYLAVEWRSIREPSLLFWSAGFATITVGSSLALLRANGYPLIGIWFANGLLVVAHWLFLLGVARFTQKRLSRAWYLMFLLWLALLLLPEDPSWSKIMLMANSLLVAALMLRASLLLRPHGKSLSVGAVQLRYVLLIHGAFYFTKAIIALIPGTLIDLASLRGEIIQISLVEGAMAIMLIALSMTGTERYRREKQIAELAARDPLTALYNRRALEVRAPRLLDEVSNTRPGALLLIDIDNFKLINDLYGHTAGDRLLITLSEMIRAVLPKGALAARLGGDEFVMLLGNATHEQIMVLGSALREQFQEMTSQAYITPEAVTLSIGAKVFDQPPASLTALIEQGDSALYESKRSGRNRIRLADYT, encoded by the coding sequence ATGGCGCTCGATCCTCTCACGATGCTCACCATTTCCACCGCTCTGGCAGCGGCGGCTGCGCTTTATCTGGCGGTCGAATGGCGCAGCATCCGCGAACCTTCCCTGCTGTTCTGGAGCGCCGGTTTCGCCACCATCACCGTCGGCTCGAGCCTGGCCCTGCTGCGCGCCAACGGTTATCCGCTGATCGGCATCTGGTTCGCCAACGGCCTGTTGGTGGTCGCCCACTGGCTGTTTCTGCTGGGGGTCGCGCGGTTTACGCAGAAGCGCTTGTCGCGGGCCTGGTACTTGATGTTCCTGCTCTGGCTGGCGTTGCTGCTGTTACCGGAAGACCCGTCGTGGTCGAAGATCATGCTGATGGCCAACTCCCTGCTAGTGGCCGCGTTGATGCTGCGGGCCAGCCTGTTGCTGCGCCCGCACGGCAAATCGTTGAGCGTCGGTGCGGTGCAATTGCGTTATGTGCTGCTGATCCACGGCGCGTTCTATTTCACCAAGGCGATCATCGCGTTAATTCCCGGCACGCTGATCGATCTGGCGTCGCTGCGTGGCGAAATCATTCAGATTTCCCTGGTGGAAGGCGCGATGGCGATCATGCTGATCGCTTTGTCGATGACCGGCACCGAACGCTACCGCCGGGAAAAGCAGATTGCCGAACTGGCCGCCCGGGACCCGCTGACCGCGCTGTACAACCGTCGCGCCCTGGAAGTCCGCGCACCGCGTCTGCTCGATGAAGTGTCCAATACCCGGCCCGGCGCCCTGCTGCTGATCGACATCGACAACTTCAAACTGATCAACGACCTGTACGGCCACACCGCCGGCGACCGATTGCTCATCACCCTCAGCGAGATGATCCGCGCAGTGCTGCCCAAAGGCGCACTGGCGGCACGGCTGGGCGGTGACGAATTCGTGATGCTGCTGGGCAATGCAACCCACGAACAGATCATGGTGCTGGGCAGTGCGCTGCGTGAGCAATTTCAGGAGATGACTTCGCAGGCGTACATCACCCCTGAAGCGGTCACCCTGAGCATTGGCGCCAAGGTCTTCGATCAGCCACCGGCCAGCCTCACGGCATTGATCGAACAGGGTGACAGCGCGCTCTACGAATCCAAGCGAAGCGGTCGCAACCGGATTCGTCTGGCCGACTACACCTGA
- a CDS encoding class I SAM-dependent methyltransferase, with protein sequence MPSPESTLLQSWHHNAHAWTEAVRSGAIESRRQVTDQAILLAAMGRQPERVLDLGCGEGWLLRALAERGFDAVGVDGDATLVEAARVAGSAPVHVASYEELVEAKVDIGRDYDLICANFSLLHQDIIPLLAAMNALLVPGGALVIQTLHPWSVAAGDYQDGWREETFDGFQGEWKPMPWYFRTLSSWLNALDMAGLQLTGLREPQHPQSPVPQSLLMIAERRA encoded by the coding sequence ATGCCCTCGCCTGAATCCACCCTCCTCCAGAGCTGGCACCACAACGCCCACGCCTGGACCGAAGCCGTGCGCAGCGGCGCCATCGAGAGCCGTCGACAGGTCACCGATCAGGCCATTCTGCTGGCGGCGATGGGACGTCAGCCGGAGCGCGTACTCGATCTGGGATGCGGCGAAGGCTGGCTGTTGCGGGCGCTGGCCGAACGAGGGTTCGACGCCGTCGGTGTGGACGGTGATGCGACGCTGGTCGAGGCCGCGCGGGTGGCCGGTTCAGCGCCCGTGCATGTCGCCAGCTACGAAGAACTGGTGGAGGCGAAGGTCGACATCGGCCGCGATTACGATCTGATCTGCGCCAACTTTTCCCTGCTGCACCAGGACATCATTCCGCTGCTCGCGGCGATGAATGCCCTGCTCGTGCCCGGCGGTGCGCTGGTGATCCAGACGCTGCATCCGTGGTCGGTCGCCGCCGGTGATTATCAGGATGGCTGGCGGGAAGAAACCTTCGACGGCTTCCAGGGCGAGTGGAAGCCGATGCCATGGTATTTCCGCACCCTGTCCAGTTGGCTGAATGCGCTGGACATGGCCGGCCTGCAGTTGACCGGCCTGCGCGAGCCGCAGCATCCGCAAAGCCCGGTGCCGCAGTCGTTGTTGATGATTGCCGAGCGTCGCGCTTAA
- a CDS encoding transmembrane sensor/regulator PpyR, protein MFAFFESPLNVLHLSSKILVAGLVMLLAGIYGAYLYQGHMPIALLVAMHAMTIIGPTLLKIGYVMRLLSQYRLGRHHAAVVA, encoded by the coding sequence ATGTTCGCTTTCTTCGAAAGTCCGCTGAACGTTCTGCACCTGTCGAGCAAGATCCTCGTCGCCGGTCTGGTGATGCTGCTGGCAGGTATTTACGGCGCCTACCTTTATCAGGGCCACATGCCGATTGCGCTGCTGGTAGCCATGCACGCGATGACCATCATTGGCCCGACGCTGCTGAAAATCGGCTACGTGATGCGGCTCCTGTCTCAATATCGGCTGGGCCGGCATCACGCCGCCGTGGTGGCTTGA
- a CDS encoding VOC family protein: MSLSPFHLAIPVYDLAAARHFYREVFGLEEGRSSDHWVDFNFFGHQLVIHLAPKNASQEAAHTNAVDGHDVPVPHFGVVLGMEEWHALAERLKSLGTRFVIEPGIRFQGLVGEQATMFLFDPCGNALEFKAFKDIGQLFAK; this comes from the coding sequence ATGTCACTCAGCCCTTTCCACCTGGCCATTCCGGTGTACGACCTCGCCGCCGCCCGGCATTTTTACCGTGAAGTGTTCGGACTCGAAGAGGGTCGCTCCAGCGATCACTGGGTCGACTTCAATTTCTTTGGCCATCAACTGGTGATTCACCTGGCGCCGAAGAACGCTTCACAGGAAGCGGCGCACACCAACGCCGTGGATGGCCATGACGTGCCGGTGCCGCATTTTGGTGTGGTGCTCGGGATGGAGGAATGGCACGCACTGGCCGAGCGTTTGAAGTCGCTGGGCACGCGGTTTGTGATCGAGCCGGGGATTCGATTTCAGGGACTGGTGGGCGAACAGGCGACGATGTTTCTGTTTGACCCGTGCGGCAATGCGCTGGAGTTCAAGGCGTTCAAGGATATCGGGCAGTTGTTTGCCAAATAG